The following proteins come from a genomic window of Pyxidicoccus sp. MSG2:
- a CDS encoding pyridoxamine 5'-phosphate oxidase family protein, which yields MARQFPQLEPAHREFIQRQRLFFTASAASTGHVNLSPKGLDSLRVLDEKTVAWLDLTGSGNETAAHLLADGRLTLMFCAFEGPPMILRLYGRGRTLRRGGPDYTRVLTAHFGGEEPLGARQIILLDLELVQTSCGYAVPLYAFEGERPTLTKWAEAKGPEGLDTYRRQKNVRSLDGLPTGLLDENA from the coding sequence ATGGCCAGGCAGTTCCCCCAGCTCGAGCCCGCCCACCGTGAGTTCATCCAGCGTCAGCGGCTGTTCTTCACCGCGTCCGCCGCGTCCACCGGGCACGTGAATCTCTCACCCAAGGGGCTCGACTCGCTCCGCGTGCTCGACGAGAAGACGGTCGCCTGGCTCGACCTCACCGGCAGCGGCAACGAGACGGCCGCGCACCTGCTCGCGGACGGGAGGCTGACCCTCATGTTCTGCGCCTTCGAGGGGCCACCCATGATTCTGCGCCTCTACGGGCGCGGCCGGACCCTCCGTCGTGGCGGCCCCGACTACACGCGCGTGCTCACCGCCCACTTCGGCGGCGAGGAGCCGCTCGGCGCGCGGCAGATCATCCTGCTCGACCTCGAGCTGGTGCAGACCTCGTGCGGCTATGCCGTGCCGCTCTACGCGTTCGAAGGTGAGCGCCCCACGCTCACGAAGTGGGCCGAGGCCAAGGGACCAGAGGGCCTCGACACCTACCGGCGCCAGAAGAACGTCCGCAGCCTCGACGGGCTGCCGACCGGCCTCCTCGACGAGAACGCCTGA
- a CDS encoding SDR family oxidoreductase, with protein sequence MSPKNKVALVVGAQGVIGRNLVNHLASLGDWDVIGLSRRGGPAEGRVRHVAVDLLDAADCRAKLGDLIYVTHLFYAAYQDRPTWAELVPPNLAMLVNVVDAVEPIAPGLRHVSLMQGYKVYGAHLGPFKTPARETDANHMPPEFNVDQQAFLEARQKGKAWSWSAIRPSVVCGFALGNPMNLAMVIAVYAAISKELGLPLRFPGKPGAYDSLLEMTDAGLLAKATVWAATDERCANQAFNINNGDLFRWSELWPKIARHFGLEVAPPLPMSLDVVMADKEPLWKRMQEKHGLERHAYKDVSSWRFGDFVFSWNYDMFADGSKARRFGFHEYVDTEAMFLGIFDDFRRRRVIP encoded by the coding sequence ATGAGTCCGAAGAACAAGGTCGCCCTGGTCGTCGGAGCCCAGGGAGTCATCGGCCGCAACCTCGTCAACCACCTCGCGTCGCTCGGCGACTGGGACGTCATCGGCCTGTCGCGGCGGGGCGGCCCCGCGGAGGGCCGCGTCCGGCACGTGGCGGTGGACCTGCTCGACGCGGCCGACTGCCGCGCGAAGCTGGGCGACCTCATCTACGTCACGCACCTCTTCTACGCCGCGTACCAGGACCGGCCGACCTGGGCGGAGCTGGTGCCGCCCAACCTCGCGATGCTGGTCAACGTCGTCGACGCCGTGGAGCCCATCGCCCCCGGCCTGCGGCACGTCAGCCTGATGCAGGGCTACAAGGTCTACGGCGCGCACCTGGGCCCGTTCAAGACGCCGGCCCGCGAGACGGACGCGAACCACATGCCGCCCGAGTTCAACGTGGACCAGCAGGCCTTCCTGGAGGCGCGGCAGAAGGGCAAGGCGTGGAGCTGGTCCGCCATCCGCCCGTCCGTGGTGTGCGGCTTCGCGCTCGGCAACCCGATGAACCTGGCGATGGTCATCGCCGTGTATGCCGCCATCTCCAAGGAGCTGGGGCTGCCGCTGCGCTTCCCCGGCAAGCCGGGCGCGTACGACTCGCTGCTGGAGATGACGGACGCGGGGCTGCTGGCGAAGGCCACGGTCTGGGCCGCCACCGACGAGCGCTGCGCCAACCAGGCCTTCAACATCAACAACGGCGACCTGTTCCGGTGGAGCGAGCTGTGGCCGAAAATCGCCCGCCACTTCGGCCTGGAGGTCGCCCCGCCGCTGCCCATGTCGCTGGACGTCGTCATGGCCGACAAGGAGCCGCTGTGGAAGCGCATGCAGGAGAAGCACGGCCTGGAGCGGCACGCCTATAAGGACGTGTCCTCCTGGCGCTTCGGCGACTTCGTCTTCTCCTGGAACTACGACATGTTCGCCGACGGCTCGAAGGCGCGCCGCTTCGGCTTCCACGAGTACGTGGACACGGAGGCGATGTTCCTGGGCATCTTCGACGACTTCCGGCGCCGCCGCGTCATCCCCTGA
- the fumC gene encoding class II fumarate hydratase yields MSTKNARIEKDTFGPIEVPAEHLWGAQTQRSLQNFAISTERMPPALIRALVLVKKAAALVNMENGSLPREKGDAIVKAADEVLAGRHDGEFPLSIWQTGSGTQTNMNANEVLANRASELLGGERGEARKVHPNDDVNKGQSSNDVFPTAMSVAAATAIVAQVLPELHALRDVLAEKSRAFKDIVKIGRTHLQDATPLTLGQELSGYVAQLDHARGHLEMALPHLYELALGGTAVGTGLNAPKGYAERVAKEIARLTGHPFVTAPNKFEALAGNDALVHAHGALKGLAASLFKVANDVRWLSSGPRSGLGEITIPENEPGSSIMPGKVNPTQSEALTMLCAQVMGNDVAVSVGGASGNFELNVFKPLIIHNVLQSCRLLADGMRSFRLHCAVGIEPNMPRIRENLERSLMLVTALNPHIGYDNAAKIAKKAHKEGKTLKEVAVELGLLTSEQFDQWVRPEAMTGQKD; encoded by the coding sequence GTGAGCACGAAGAACGCCCGCATCGAGAAGGACACCTTCGGCCCCATCGAGGTGCCCGCCGAGCACCTCTGGGGCGCCCAGACGCAGCGCAGCCTCCAGAACTTCGCCATCTCCACCGAGCGCATGCCCCCCGCGCTCATCCGCGCGCTCGTCCTGGTGAAGAAGGCCGCCGCGCTGGTCAACATGGAGAACGGCAGCCTGCCGCGCGAGAAGGGCGACGCCATCGTCAAGGCCGCCGACGAAGTCCTCGCCGGCAGGCATGACGGCGAGTTCCCCCTGAGCATCTGGCAGACGGGCAGCGGCACCCAGACGAACATGAACGCCAACGAGGTGCTGGCCAACCGCGCCTCGGAGTTGCTCGGCGGCGAGCGCGGTGAGGCGCGCAAGGTCCACCCCAACGACGACGTCAACAAGGGGCAGAGCTCCAACGACGTCTTCCCCACCGCGATGAGCGTGGCCGCCGCCACCGCCATCGTCGCGCAGGTCCTCCCCGAGCTGCACGCCCTCCGGGACGTGCTCGCGGAGAAGTCCCGCGCCTTCAAGGACATCGTCAAGATTGGCCGCACCCACCTCCAGGACGCGACGCCCCTCACGCTGGGCCAGGAGCTGAGCGGCTACGTGGCGCAGTTGGACCATGCGCGCGGGCACCTCGAGATGGCCCTGCCGCACCTGTACGAACTGGCCCTGGGCGGCACCGCCGTGGGCACCGGCCTCAACGCGCCGAAGGGCTACGCCGAGCGCGTCGCGAAGGAGATTGCCCGCCTCACCGGTCACCCCTTCGTCACCGCGCCCAACAAGTTCGAGGCGCTCGCCGGCAATGACGCCCTCGTCCACGCGCACGGCGCCCTCAAGGGCCTGGCCGCCTCGCTCTTCAAGGTCGCCAACGACGTGCGCTGGCTGTCCTCCGGGCCGCGCTCCGGCCTGGGCGAAATCACCATTCCGGAGAACGAGCCGGGCAGCTCCATCATGCCCGGCAAGGTGAACCCCACGCAGAGCGAGGCGCTCACCATGCTGTGCGCCCAGGTCATGGGCAACGACGTCGCCGTCTCCGTTGGCGGCGCGTCCGGCAACTTCGAGCTGAACGTCTTCAAGCCCCTCATCATCCACAACGTCCTGCAGAGCTGCCGGCTGCTGGCGGACGGCATGCGCAGCTTCCGCCTCCACTGCGCCGTGGGCATCGAGCCCAACATGCCGCGCATCCGGGAGAACCTGGAGCGCAGCCTGATGCTCGTCACCGCGCTCAATCCGCACATCGGCTACGACAACGCCGCGAAGATTGCCAAGAAGGCCCACAAGGAGGGCAAGACGCTCAAGGAGGTCGCCGTCGAGCTGGGCCTGCTCACCTCCGAGCAGTTCGACCAGTGGGTCCGCCCGGAGGCCATGACGGGCCAGAAGGACTGA
- the clpP gene encoding ATP-dependent Clp endopeptidase proteolytic subunit ClpP has protein sequence MNVPFVIETTHRGERAYDLYSRLLKDRIIMLGTPVNDDVANIIVAQLLFLESEDPDKGINLYINSPGGSVTAGLAIYDTMQYVKCPVSTICVGQAASMGALLLLAGAKGKRYALPNSRIMIHQPLGGAQGQATDIDIQAKEILRLRSYINGLIVKHTGHTIERIEKDTERDYFMSAEDARQYGLIDEVVEKQRIISPTAGK, from the coding sequence ATGAACGTCCCCTTCGTCATTGAGACCACGCACCGCGGCGAGCGGGCGTACGACCTCTACAGCCGGCTCCTCAAGGACCGCATCATCATGCTGGGCACGCCCGTCAACGACGACGTGGCCAACATCATCGTGGCCCAGCTCCTGTTCCTGGAGTCCGAGGACCCCGACAAGGGCATCAACCTCTACATCAACTCGCCCGGTGGCTCGGTGACGGCCGGCCTCGCCATCTACGACACCATGCAGTACGTGAAGTGTCCGGTGTCCACCATCTGCGTCGGGCAGGCCGCCTCCATGGGCGCGCTGCTGCTGCTGGCCGGCGCCAAGGGCAAGCGCTACGCGCTCCCCAACAGCCGCATCATGATTCACCAGCCGCTGGGCGGCGCGCAGGGCCAGGCCACGGACATCGACATCCAGGCCAAGGAAATCCTCCGCCTGCGCAGCTACATCAACGGCCTCATCGTGAAGCACACGGGCCACACCATCGAGCGCATCGAGAAGGACACCGAGCGCGACTACTTCATGAGCGCCGAGGATGCCCGGCAGTACGGCCTCATCGACGAGGTGGTGGAGAAGCAGCGCATCATCTCCCCCACCGCCGGGAAGTAG